One genomic region from Siniperca chuatsi isolate FFG_IHB_CAS linkage group LG18, ASM2008510v1, whole genome shotgun sequence encodes:
- the si:ch211-282j22.3 gene encoding ER degradation-enhancing alpha-mannosidase-like protein 3 isoform X2: MADLLRQRGERMQWYRDELLHMAKELGDRLLPAFNTTSGLPYPKVNLRYGVLNPLSRTGTESDTCTACAGTMILEFAALSRLSGESVFEENARKALDVLWERRQRGSDLVGTVINIHNEEWVRRDSGVGAGIDSYYEYLMKAYILLGDNVFLERFNIHYSAIMKYISQPPLLLNVHMHNPTVSVRSWMDSLLAFFPGLQVLRGDLKPAIETHEMLYQVTKQHKFLPEAFTTEFRVHWGQHLLRPEFAESTYYLYKATGDPYYLRVGQSIVEKLNAYARVPCGFAAVQDVRTGMHEDRMDSFFLAEMFKYLYLLFSEKSELPINIDDYIFTTEAHLLPVSLSTTKPPCQGNITETVTVSQEEDLFTHSCPSIETLFPNNPSFAKTIRDSYKYLTGVGRAFHPLPVREIELPLHDNGMEPVEFLKSMGISLTPLNEVTAGDIGSQREHKGVYRVKLVAEVSQTPEEEVVPHVVQLISPPFLGRTVLTAGPAKFGMDLTKQEHGVKGSIVKASPYTACGPVDNTVELKGNIALALRGDCMFAVKARRLQEAGAIGVIFIDHREGSNSEETPLFQMVGDGDSTEDITLPLVFLFSREGAVLTAGLEEHHNVDVLLLPKERQLGHEEKPVGMNIKLRLAEEGELEKGAARGSTLEFVLEKEDVLLKEEEEELKGRLQQSRQQRFCTKTAENDRTEPCSADSSQTSNSDSGPDANP; the protein is encoded by the exons ATGGCTGACCTGCTACGGCAGCGTGGGGAGAGGATGCAGTGGTATCGCGATGAGCTCCTACACATGGCCAAAGAGCTGGGCGATCGATTACTGCCTGCCTTTAACACCACAAGTGGCCTTCCCTACCCTAAG gtGAATCTGCGGTATGGAGTCCTGAACCCACTTTCACGCACAGGCACTGAATCGGACACCTGCACAGCATGTGCTGGAACAATGATCCTGGAGTTTGCTGCCCTCAGCAGATTGTCAGGAGAGTCTGTGTTTGAG GAAAATGCCAGGAAGGCTCTGGATGTCCTCtgggagaggagacagagaggaagtgaCTTGGTGGGGACTGTCATCAATATCCATAATGAAGAATGGGTCCGGAGGG ACAGCGGAGTTGGCGCTGGTATTGACTCATACTATGAATATCTGATGAAGGCCTACATTCTTCTAGGAGACAATGTTTTTCTGGAGAGGTTCAACATT CACTACAGTGCCATTATGAAGTACATCAGTCAGCCTCCCCTGCTGCTCAATGTACACATGCACAACCCCACTGTAAGCGTGCGCAGCTGGATGGACTCTCTCTTGGCATTCTTCCCTGGCTTACAG GTTTTGAGAGGAGATCTGAAACCAGCTATTGAGACTCATGAAATGCTTTACCAAGTCACCAAACAGCACAAGTTTCTTCCAGAG GCTTTCACTACAGAGTTTAGAGTTCATTGGGGCCAACACCTACTGAGACCAGAGTTTGCAGAAAGCACATACTACCTCTATAAG GCCACTGGTGACCCCTACTACCTCAGAGTGGGACAGTCCATCGTGGAAAAGCTCAATGCCTATGCCAGGGTGCCTTGCGGGTTTGCTGCTGTGCAAGATGTCCGCACTGGGATGCATGAAGACAG gatggACTCATTCTTTCTGGCTGAGATGTTTAAATACCTGTACCTGCTGTTTTCGGAGAAGAGCGAGCTGCCCATCAATATTGACGACTACATCTTCACCACGGAGGCTCACCTTCTCCCTGTATCTCTCTCCACCACCAAGCCGCCCTGTCAAGGCAACATTACG GAGACTGTTACTGTTTCTCAAGAAGAAGATCTGTTCACACACTCCTGCCCCAGCATAGAGACGTTGTTCCCCAACAACCCTTCATTTGCCAAAACCATCCGAGACAGCTACAAGTACCTCACTGGGGTGGGACGAGCCTTCCACCCCTTACCTGTCAG GGAAATTGAACTACCGCTCCATGATAATGGCATGGAGCCAGTAGAGTTCTTGAAAAGCATGGGCATTTCTCTCACTCCACTGAATGAGGTCACGGCAGGAGACATCGGAAGTCAGAGg GAGCATAAAGGAGTGTACCGAGTAAAACTTGTGGCAGAGGTAAGCCAGACAccggaggaggaggtggtgccTCATGTTGTTCAGCTCATATCCCCTCCATTTCTGGGTAGGACGGTCCTCACAGCGGGACCTGCCAAGTTTGGAATGGACCTCACCAAGCAGGAGCACGGG GTGAAGGGCAGCATAGTGAAAGCCTCACCTTACACTGCATGTGGGCCAGTAGATAATACAGTGGAGCTTAAAGGCAATATCGCTCTGGCACTGCGTGGTGACTGCATGTTTGCTGTAAAGGCTCGTCGGCTGCAGGAGGCAGGAGCCATAGGAGTCATCTTTATAG ACCACCGTGAGGGAAGTAATAGTGAGGAAACTCCCCTCTTCCAGATGGTTGGAGATGGCGACTCCACTGAAGACATCACCCTGCCTTTGGTCTTCCTGTTCAGCCGTGAGGGTGCCGTGCTCACAGCTGGTCTGGAGGAACATCACAATgtggatgtgctgctgctgcccaaGGAGAGGCAGCTGGGACACG AAGAAAAACCTGTCGGCATGAACATCAAACTCCGCCTGGCAGAGGAGGGGGAGCTGGAGAAAGGAGCAGCCAGAGGGTCCACCTTGGAGTTTGTCTTGGAGAAAGAAGATGTGCTTCttaaggaagaggaggaagagctcAAAGGACGACTACAACAATCGCGGCAGCAGCGGTTCTGCACGAAGACAGCAGAGAATGACCGAACTGAACCATGTTCAGCAGATTCATCTCAAACCTCAAACTCTGACAGTGGACCAGACGCAAACCCTTGA
- the si:ch211-282j22.3 gene encoding ER degradation-enhancing alpha-mannosidase-like protein 3 isoform X1: protein MMLKTLLITSLLGWAKCHESQSMTPEEKTVIRDQIVEMFDHAYGSYMKYAYPADELMPLSCRGRVRGQEPNRGDIDDSLGKFSLTLIDTLDTLVVLNKLDEFEDAVRKALRDVRLDNDVVVSVFETNIRVLGGLLGAHVMADLLRQRGERMQWYRDELLHMAKELGDRLLPAFNTTSGLPYPKVNLRYGVLNPLSRTGTESDTCTACAGTMILEFAALSRLSGESVFEENARKALDVLWERRQRGSDLVGTVINIHNEEWVRRDSGVGAGIDSYYEYLMKAYILLGDNVFLERFNIHYSAIMKYISQPPLLLNVHMHNPTVSVRSWMDSLLAFFPGLQVLRGDLKPAIETHEMLYQVTKQHKFLPEAFTTEFRVHWGQHLLRPEFAESTYYLYKATGDPYYLRVGQSIVEKLNAYARVPCGFAAVQDVRTGMHEDRMDSFFLAEMFKYLYLLFSEKSELPINIDDYIFTTEAHLLPVSLSTTKPPCQGNITETVTVSQEEDLFTHSCPSIETLFPNNPSFAKTIRDSYKYLTGVGRAFHPLPVREIELPLHDNGMEPVEFLKSMGISLTPLNEVTAGDIGSQREHKGVYRVKLVAEVSQTPEEEVVPHVVQLISPPFLGRTVLTAGPAKFGMDLTKQEHGVKGSIVKASPYTACGPVDNTVELKGNIALALRGDCMFAVKARRLQEAGAIGVIFIDHREGSNSEETPLFQMVGDGDSTEDITLPLVFLFSREGAVLTAGLEEHHNVDVLLLPKERQLGHEEKPVGMNIKLRLAEEGELEKGAARGSTLEFVLEKEDVLLKEEEEELKGRLQQSRQQRFCTKTAENDRTEPCSADSSQTSNSDSGPDANP, encoded by the exons ATGATGCTAAAGACCCTACTCATCACCAGTCTTCTTGGCTGGGCGAAATGTCACGAGAGCCAGAGCATGACACCAGAGGAGAAGACTGTTATCAG GGACCAGATTGTTGAAATGTTTGATCACGCTTATGGCAGTTACATG aaatATGCCTATCCAGCAGATGAGCTGATGCCTCTAAGCTGCAGGGGGAGAGTCCGTGGCCAGGAGCCCAATAGAGGGGACATAGATGACTCCTTGGGGAA GTTTTCTCTCACACTGATAGACACCCTTGATACCCTGGTG gtgtTAAACAAGCTTGATGAGTTTGAGGACGCAGTGAGGAAAGCACTGAGGGATGTACGCCTGGACAATGatgtggtggtgtctgtgtttgagaCCAACATCAGAGTTTTAGG AGGGCTTTTGGGAGCCCACGTGATGGCTGACCTGCTACGGCAGCGTGGGGAGAGGATGCAGTGGTATCGCGATGAGCTCCTACACATGGCCAAAGAGCTGGGCGATCGATTACTGCCTGCCTTTAACACCACAAGTGGCCTTCCCTACCCTAAG gtGAATCTGCGGTATGGAGTCCTGAACCCACTTTCACGCACAGGCACTGAATCGGACACCTGCACAGCATGTGCTGGAACAATGATCCTGGAGTTTGCTGCCCTCAGCAGATTGTCAGGAGAGTCTGTGTTTGAG GAAAATGCCAGGAAGGCTCTGGATGTCCTCtgggagaggagacagagaggaagtgaCTTGGTGGGGACTGTCATCAATATCCATAATGAAGAATGGGTCCGGAGGG ACAGCGGAGTTGGCGCTGGTATTGACTCATACTATGAATATCTGATGAAGGCCTACATTCTTCTAGGAGACAATGTTTTTCTGGAGAGGTTCAACATT CACTACAGTGCCATTATGAAGTACATCAGTCAGCCTCCCCTGCTGCTCAATGTACACATGCACAACCCCACTGTAAGCGTGCGCAGCTGGATGGACTCTCTCTTGGCATTCTTCCCTGGCTTACAG GTTTTGAGAGGAGATCTGAAACCAGCTATTGAGACTCATGAAATGCTTTACCAAGTCACCAAACAGCACAAGTTTCTTCCAGAG GCTTTCACTACAGAGTTTAGAGTTCATTGGGGCCAACACCTACTGAGACCAGAGTTTGCAGAAAGCACATACTACCTCTATAAG GCCACTGGTGACCCCTACTACCTCAGAGTGGGACAGTCCATCGTGGAAAAGCTCAATGCCTATGCCAGGGTGCCTTGCGGGTTTGCTGCTGTGCAAGATGTCCGCACTGGGATGCATGAAGACAG gatggACTCATTCTTTCTGGCTGAGATGTTTAAATACCTGTACCTGCTGTTTTCGGAGAAGAGCGAGCTGCCCATCAATATTGACGACTACATCTTCACCACGGAGGCTCACCTTCTCCCTGTATCTCTCTCCACCACCAAGCCGCCCTGTCAAGGCAACATTACG GAGACTGTTACTGTTTCTCAAGAAGAAGATCTGTTCACACACTCCTGCCCCAGCATAGAGACGTTGTTCCCCAACAACCCTTCATTTGCCAAAACCATCCGAGACAGCTACAAGTACCTCACTGGGGTGGGACGAGCCTTCCACCCCTTACCTGTCAG GGAAATTGAACTACCGCTCCATGATAATGGCATGGAGCCAGTAGAGTTCTTGAAAAGCATGGGCATTTCTCTCACTCCACTGAATGAGGTCACGGCAGGAGACATCGGAAGTCAGAGg GAGCATAAAGGAGTGTACCGAGTAAAACTTGTGGCAGAGGTAAGCCAGACAccggaggaggaggtggtgccTCATGTTGTTCAGCTCATATCCCCTCCATTTCTGGGTAGGACGGTCCTCACAGCGGGACCTGCCAAGTTTGGAATGGACCTCACCAAGCAGGAGCACGGG GTGAAGGGCAGCATAGTGAAAGCCTCACCTTACACTGCATGTGGGCCAGTAGATAATACAGTGGAGCTTAAAGGCAATATCGCTCTGGCACTGCGTGGTGACTGCATGTTTGCTGTAAAGGCTCGTCGGCTGCAGGAGGCAGGAGCCATAGGAGTCATCTTTATAG ACCACCGTGAGGGAAGTAATAGTGAGGAAACTCCCCTCTTCCAGATGGTTGGAGATGGCGACTCCACTGAAGACATCACCCTGCCTTTGGTCTTCCTGTTCAGCCGTGAGGGTGCCGTGCTCACAGCTGGTCTGGAGGAACATCACAATgtggatgtgctgctgctgcccaaGGAGAGGCAGCTGGGACACG AAGAAAAACCTGTCGGCATGAACATCAAACTCCGCCTGGCAGAGGAGGGGGAGCTGGAGAAAGGAGCAGCCAGAGGGTCCACCTTGGAGTTTGTCTTGGAGAAAGAAGATGTGCTTCttaaggaagaggaggaagagctcAAAGGACGACTACAACAATCGCGGCAGCAGCGGTTCTGCACGAAGACAGCAGAGAATGACCGAACTGAACCATGTTCAGCAGATTCATCTCAAACCTCAAACTCTGACAGTGGACCAGACGCAAACCCTTGA